The segment CATCGATATCGAACTGTCCCGATTTCATCGGCAGTTCAACGCTCATCTCGTAAGTACGGAAGATAGGGGCGCCGTCCGAGTTTTCGCCGGCGGCGATTCCGTCGAGTCCTTGAACGCGGATGACGTAAGCGCCCCCCAAAACTCCCAGGCTGTCGCGGGTCGTAAATTGACCGTTGCGGATCATCGCGACGCAGCCGAAGCCGGGGTTGCCTTTCGCTTCGTCGGGGCTGAACTGGATCATCCCCGCGGGAACCGGTTGTCCGTCGTAGGTGACGGCGCCGGTTAAATGAATCGTCGTATCGGACGCTCCGCAACCAGCAGCCAAGCCGGCCGCCAGAAACAGGGCTGAGAATAGCCAAACGGCGCCGCTACGGCCTGAACGACCGAGCGGCACAGCGACTTCCAAACATGCGGACATGGGAGAAATCCTAAATCTGAGGTGATGTGGAAGAATACCGCAGTTCACGGTCCGCTAATTGGCGTTCACCCCACCGATCGGTAATCCGTCGGCGATTTGAGCCAACGTTTGGTAAGTGGACAGATTCATCGTCTGATTCTGGAACTGCACCGAACCATCCCCCATCAGGAATAATGCTCCCCCTGGATGAAAGCTGCCGAAGGTCTGCGTCATGGTGTTCAGCGTGTTGGTCGTCGAGCCATCCCCGGGAACCGAGTTGATCTGGAGACGGGCTCCCGCCAACGTGTAAACCGACCCGGTGTCGGCGACTAGTTTGGCGGAGGAGAGCCAGCTGCAGTGAGCTCCGCTGGGGTGTCCTTCCACCGTTTGTGCGTACTTGGTTTCTCCCACGACATAGACGTTGGTAGAACCGTCGGTAAAGTCGCGGAAACCATTCTTGGAACTGATGTGGAATGCGCCGTTGGTATAGAAGACGCGCATGTCTCCGTTGTTCGAGCAAGCGGCCGTCGGCCCACCCCCTTGCACGCCGAAGTAGTTGATCGAGTTCGAGTCAGCCGTACTGGCGGGATGCGACGGACACTGGAAGGCTGGATTACTCGAATAGAACAGGGTGGCGTGCGGATTGGGAGCAGGGCAACTGGCGGCCAGAACGTTGCTGAGGGTCGGAAACGTGCTGTGATGCCAGAATTGGTCGTAGAGATTCTTCTGCTCCAAAAACGGCAGGATGCAGACGGTCCACGGCGATCGTGCCGGAAAGGCGTCGGTGCCAGTGGTGCTGCACCAGTTGGAAGCGCTGACGTTGACCGGCAGATCATAGAAGGCGCCGGCGCAGAACTTACCAAAAGTGTCATGATAGTTGTGCAGCGCCAAGCCGATTTGTTTCATCTTGTTGTTGCAAGAGATTCGCCGGGCCGCTTCGCGCGCTTGCTGTACAGCCGGTAACAACAACGCGATCAACACGCCAATGATCGCGATCACGACCAACAGCTCAACCAGCGTAAACCCTTTGTTGGTTTGACGCTGGGAAAAAAGAGAAAGCGGCCCAAAAGTATGTCGCATAAAATCGCCCTTAATTTGACTAAATGTTCGTGGGGCTGGGGATCATTATCCTTGGGGCAGAAGGCGATTCTAATGATCTTTTGCACTATGTGCATGGTTTATGTGCAAATTCAGTGTGGCACGCACGAATGACGCAAAAAAGAGGAGGTGGAGATCGTCGCAAGAATGCGTTTTAGGGAGCTGAACGCTTGCCGAAGGTTTCTGCCGCATTCATGGCCTCTTGCAGCTGCGCGTGCGATTCTTTCGCTTCCGCGCTCGAATCGGGCGAGACCGGTTTCGGCTCTTTCAAGCCATATTCGACGATCGGTCGCAGCTTCCCCTGGTTGTTCAGGATGAACTGCTCGTTGCGGACATGACGCTGGTTTTCTTTCTGCACGTGGATCCATGTTCGGGGCGTACCTGTTTCGCCCCGGAGCTGCGCTGCGAAACTGACGCCGTTGATCGGTTGCGGCGAGGCCTTGGCGTTCGCCAACTCGATCAGCGTCGGCAGCAGATCCGAAAGATCGACCAGGTCATTATTGACGCTGCCCGCTTTCACTTTGCCGGGCCAACTGACGATCAAAGGGACGCGGGTTCCGGTGTCGGTCATGTGCGATTTGCCGCCGGGGATGCGGCGCTCGATCGAGCCGTCGGTCCAGTTGGTGACCAGACGCTGATCGGTTCCGTTGTCGGCGACGAAGATCAGGATCGTGTTGTCGCGCAGTCCAAGTCGGTCGAGGGTCGCCGCTACTTGTCCGACTTGTTTGTCCAAATAGCTGACCATGTCGGCCATATATTTCGGATCGCCATCTCCCTTGCCGGCTGTCAGCGGATCTTTACTGTCAGGCGTCGGCTCCCAAGGCCAATGCGGCAGCAGACAGGCGTAGTAAACGAAGAAGGGTTGATCCTGATGACGCTCGATGAAGTCGGTGACGAAGGCGAGGTTCTCGTCGGGACCGTATCCGCCAGGGGTCGAAACGACTTCGCCGTTTTGCCGCATCGTGGGGTTGGCGTAGCGTGAGGTCTTGGCGCCCTTGTTGAAGATTTGCCAGGCCTGGTACTCGTCAAAGCCGTGGGCCGCGATCGTGTCGCGCTCTTCCAAAAACGAGAGTTGCCATTTGCCGGCCATTGCGGTGGCGTAGCCTGCCTCTTTCAGCAGCTTGGCGACCGACGTTTCTTTGGCCGGATCGAGAAACTCGCGATGCTGGTCGGGCAGGAAGATAACGCGGGGAATGCCGTTATGGAGCGGATAACGTCCGGTCAGCAGTTGGGCGCGAGAAGGGGAGCAGTAGGGATCGGCGAAGCAATGCGTGAATCGCATCCCGCTTTTCGCCAGGCGATCGATGTTGGGCGTTTTATACGAGAGCCCGCCGTACGACTCGACGCATTCAATCCCGAGGTCATCGGCCAGAAAGAGCACGATGTTGGGACGATCGGCCGCCGAGGCAAGCGTCGGGAGGAGTAGCGAGATCGACAAAGCAAACAGCAAAGCGCGAATCATGATTGGTGGGGCTCCATCAAGATCTGGCAGGCAAGGGGGATAGGACTCATGGTAATTGATTCCTACTCAGATTTCGCTCAACAATTCCCTGAAAACGACGTTTCCTTGCGCCGTCGCCCGAGGAAACGTTCGCAATCGGTTTTCGCGGCTGGTAAGATTGGCCGCGATTTGGAACACCCCCGTCACACCCCGGATCGAAACATGGCCAGCCAACCCGAACTCGTTGATCTTTTTTATGATGCCGCCGAAAAAGCGTTCGCCGCCTGGCGAGCGGAGAATCCAACCGAAACGGTCTTCGCCTTCGTCCTGAGTACGATCGACGACGCGATCTATGTGAGCGGCAGCGTCAACAGTTTGGAGAGCCACGAGCGGCGTCTTGCGGAACGAGGCTACGATGCGTCGCACGAGTACGCGGCTGATACGAAATGGGGGCCGTGGGAATGGGAGAACGAGTATATCGGTAGCGAGTACTTTCAAGTCGCCGACCAGCGTCTGGGCGAATTGTCGGAGGAAATGGGGGAAAAGAAGCATGCCAAATTCAAGAAGACCGTGACCGACTCGATGGTCGAAGCGCTGGTCCGTTTGCGGAACAGCGGCGCCATTTCCAATCCTGGCGATCCGATCGAGATCGCGCTGTTTGCGACCATCTATGATTCTTGCGATGCGGAAGGTCTGCAGCGTCGCTCGGGGAAGCTATTGAATTCGCCGGAACTCTGCGCGGAGTTCCTGGAGGTGATCAACGGGTAGACGTTATCGCTTCAGTGCGTCGCGGACATCCATCAATGCAAACCCCAGCAGGTTTTGCCCTTGCCAGGTGCTCGGGTGGGCGGCTTTCGGGTCCGACCCTTTCAGGCCAATTCCCCAGATTCGATCGAACGGGCTCGCTTCGACTAGAACCTGATCGCCAGTGTCGAGCAGGAATTCTTTCAGCGGCGCGTTCTGGCTGAACTTCGCCAGGTTTCCTTCCGTCACCAAGCGGCGCGATTCTGACTTCCAGATTTTGTCGTCAAAGTTGCGGACCTTGCGTCCCAAGGCCTTTGCTTGTCTGGGCGTATCGGCGTAGATGATCTTGGTGAGCGACTCGGCGTCGTCAAACAGCCGCGCTTTGGCCGCCATCATCCAATGTTCGGCGGTCGGGTAAAGCTGGCCGTCGATCGTAAAGGGGACTTCGAACCATTGGCTGAAACAGCTCTTGTAGATTGAGCCGTCTTTGGAGGGCTGGTGTCCCCAAAACATCA is part of the Blastopirellula sediminis genome and harbors:
- a CDS encoding DUF1559 domain-containing protein, with the protein product MRHTFGPLSLFSQRQTNKGFTLVELLVVIAIIGVLIALLLPAVQQAREAARRISCNNKMKQIGLALHNYHDTFGKFCAGAFYDLPVNVSASNWCSTTGTDAFPARSPWTVCILPFLEQKNLYDQFWHHSTFPTLSNVLAASCPAPNPHATLFYSSNPAFQCPSHPASTADSNSINYFGVQGGGPTAACSNNGDMRVFYTNGAFHISSKNGFRDFTDGSTNVYVVGETKYAQTVEGHPSGAHCSWLSSAKLVADTGSVYTLAGARLQINSVPGDGSTTNTLNTMTQTFGSFHPGGALFLMGDGSVQFQNQTMNLSTYQTLAQIADGLPIGGVNAN
- a CDS encoding sulfatase-like hydrolase/transferase yields the protein MIRALLFALSISLLLPTLASAADRPNIVLFLADDLGIECVESYGGLSYKTPNIDRLAKSGMRFTHCFADPYCSPSRAQLLTGRYPLHNGIPRVIFLPDQHREFLDPAKETSVAKLLKEAGYATAMAGKWQLSFLEERDTIAAHGFDEYQAWQIFNKGAKTSRYANPTMRQNGEVVSTPGGYGPDENLAFVTDFIERHQDQPFFVYYACLLPHWPWEPTPDSKDPLTAGKGDGDPKYMADMVSYLDKQVGQVAATLDRLGLRDNTILIFVADNGTDQRLVTNWTDGSIERRIPGGKSHMTDTGTRVPLIVSWPGKVKAGSVNNDLVDLSDLLPTLIELANAKASPQPINGVSFAAQLRGETGTPRTWIHVQKENQRHVRNEQFILNNQGKLRPIVEYGLKEPKPVSPDSSAEAKESHAQLQEAMNAAETFGKRSAP
- a CDS encoding DUF4303 domain-containing protein, yielding MASQPELVDLFYDAAEKAFAAWRAENPTETVFAFVLSTIDDAIYVSGSVNSLESHERRLAERGYDASHEYAADTKWGPWEWENEYIGSEYFQVADQRLGELSEEMGEKKHAKFKKTVTDSMVEALVRLRNSGAISNPGDPIEIALFATIYDSCDAEGLQRRSGKLLNSPELCAEFLEVING
- a CDS encoding NADAR family protein encodes the protein MLDLNSLRERCAAGETFDYLMFWGHQPSKDGSIYKSCFSQWFEVPFTIDGQLYPTAEHWMMAAKARLFDDAESLTKIIYADTPRQAKALGRKVRNFDDKIWKSESRRLVTEGNLAKFSQNAPLKEFLLDTGDQVLVEASPFDRIWGIGLKGSDPKAAHPSTWQGQNLLGFALMDVRDALKR